Below is a window of Mucilaginibacter sp. PAMC 26640 DNA.
ATAATAGGCAACTACTTTACCCGTTCATCAGGAGCCTCGATCATATTGATATCTACGGCGCCGTAATTACGCAAAACGTCAACAGCTTCCTGGGCTATTTGGGAGGTATCGGTGTAGATATTGAGGATTATACGTTTATCGTCATCTGTAGCCGCAAAGGGTTTTATTTCAAAGTCCTCTTCTTCAAACTCATAAGCAAGGAGGTACTGGCGGGCATCTTCCGCATGATCTAAATCTTCAAATGTGCCGGTAGCGATGTGTGGGGTCATGTAATTAGTTTTGATCTAGCTTAACATACGCTAAGTCATTTGGTTTGCGTGTTTCCCGCCCATAATGCGCTGCCCTTGATGGTGAACATTGAATTTTTGCTGCTCGTTAATTGGGTAAACCAACACCGTTAGTCTATACATTCTAGTTAAATAAATCACACTGCCCGACTAAATTAAAGCACAGCGGAACACAATTGTTGTTGTTGTATTTTAATACCTTTACCGTAAACCCATTATATTCTTATTATGAAAATCTACGCAAAAATGCGCTCCGTTTTATTGCTCTTATTTGTGCTGTTAACAGTTAGTTCAATGGCTTCGGCCGCAAGCGGATATTACTATCAGATAAAAATTTACCACTTTAAGAATGATGTACAGGAGCAAGCGGTAGATAGCTACCTAAAGGATTCATACCTACCGGTGCTGCACAAGTTAGGTGTTAAGAATGTTGGGGTATTTAAACCAATGGCTACCGATACTGCCAAGCGCACCTATGTATTCATCCCATTTAAATCATGGAAGGACCTGCAGGATTTTGATAGCAAGGTTGTAGATGCAGAAGATGGCGCAGGTAAAGCCTATTTGGATGCGGCATATAACCAGGCCCCTTATACCCGAATGGAAACCATCGTTTTATCGGCATTCGCTACCCGCACTTCCCCGGTAGTTCCTAAACTCGCTGCACCAAAAGCCGACCGCGTTTATGAACTGCGCAGCTATGAAAGCCCTACCGAAAAATTACACTACAATAAAGTGAAAATGTTCAATAGCGGCGAAACGGATCTGTTCGACAGGATCAATTCCAACCCGGTATTTTACGGCAGCGTTGTAGCCGGCAGCCACATGCCCAACCTAATGTATATGACCGCGTATAATAGTATGGCCGATAGGGATAAACATTGGGATGCTTTTGGCTCAGCACCTGAGTGGAAAGCATTGATTGCGCAGGATCAATATAAGAACAATGTATCCCGCAATGATATTGTGTTTTTGCACCCAACCGATTATTCCGACTTTTAATTTTACCGGATGAAGCGCGAACCACGCGATTATGATGCTGTGATCGTCGGCTCCGGGCCAAATGGCCTGGCGGCGGCAATCCTGATGCAACAAAACGGCCTGAACGTGTTGCTGCTTGAAGGCAAGGACACTATAGGCGGAGGCCTCCGCACGGCAGAACTTACCCTGCCGGGCTTTAAGCATGATATCTGTTCGGCCATACACCCGCTGGCAGCTGCTTCTCCTTACTTTAAAACATTGCCGCTGCAGGATTATGGCCTCCGGTACATTTACCCGGAAATAGATGCCGCACATCCTTTAGATAACGGCACTGCTGCAATTTTAAAAGGCGGGGTAGCTGATACCGCTAAACTGCTGGGCGCTGATGAGGCAATTTACCGCCGTATATTAGGGTCGGTTGCAAAAGCGTGGCCATTGATCGACAGCGACGTTTTAGGTCCGCTGCATTTTCCAAAACATCCGCTGGCACTTGCAAGCTTTGGGTTAAAAGCCTTACCGCCGTCTACATGGCTGGCGGGGCAATTTAAAACCGAGGCGGGGAAAGCATTGATAGCCGGAATGGCGGCACATAGTATGCAGCCGCTTAGCAATGCAGCAACATCCGCCATTGCGCTGGTGCTGATGACGGCCGGCAACCTGGGCGGCTGGCCAATTCCTAAGGGTGGATCGGAAAGTATTGCAAATGCCCTTGCAGCGCATTTTAAGGCCCTGGGCGGCAAGATTGAGACTGGAGTATACATTACTTCGCTCAGTCAACTGCCTTCTGCTCATGCCGTGTTATTTGATGTTTCACCAAAGCAATTGCTACAGATAGCAGGGCATAAGTTTTCATCCCTTTATAGATGGCAGTTGGAACGGTACCGTTATGGAATGGGTGTGTATAAAGTAGACTGGGCGCTTGATGATGCGATTCCATTTACTTCTGCAGCCTGCCGGCAAGCCGGAACCGTGCACTTGGGGAACACTTTCAGTGAGATCAGACTGGCCGAACAGCAAACCTGGAATGGCGGCCACCCCGACAAACCTTACGTACTATTGGCACAGCAAAGCCTTTTTGACCATACCCGCGCGCCAGCCGGTAAGCATACGGTTTGGGCCTACTGCCATGTGCCCAATGGCTCCACCATAAACATGACGGAAACCATCGAGAAACAGGTGGAACGTTTCGCGCCCGGTTTTCGTGAACGCATCCTGGCTAAACACACCATGGATACCGCACAGGTAGAAGCATATAACCCTAATTATATCGGTGGTGATATCAATGGCGGGGTGATCGATATAAGGCAATTGTTTACCCGGCCGGCTCTGCGGTATTCGCCCTATAAGACCTCTGAAAAAGGCATTTACCTTTGCTCTGCTTCTACGCCACCGGGTGGGGGCGTGCATGGCATGTGCGGGTACTGGTCGGCCAAACGGGCCCTAAATGAGGTGTTTAATATTACGGTTAACGGTTTGAAATAAACATATAGTGATGAGATTAAAAAGTATCCAATCGGTAGTTGTTTGCCTGCTGATGATTGGCACAGCATTCGCGCAGCAAAAAAATGCGCTGGTGCCAAAAAGAGAGATGCTGGCGGTGATCAAGAGAAATATGTCGTTTGCCGGTGCGCAGTATAAATATATGGCTGCCGGATTGAAGCCGGGCGAGTTTCCCAAAACCTATCATCCGGATATAAAAAAATTCGAAACAAGCAATTCGGGCTGGTGGTGCAGTGGTTTTTACCCGGGCACGCTTCTTAATATTTATGAAGAGACTAAAGATCCCGCACTTAAAGCGGAGGCCGGCCACATGCTGGATAGCCTGACCAAAGAACAATTTAACACCCACACGCACGATTTGGGTTTTATGATGTATTGCAGTTTTGGTACAGCCAACAGATTGCAACCGTCGGATACCTATAAACAGATCCTGCTCAATAGCGCCAAATCATTAAGCACCCGTTTTAACCCCAAAGTAGGCTGTATCAAATCCTGGGATTCAAAGCCATCAGATTTTTTGGTGATCATCGATAATATGATGAACCTGGAACTGCTGTTTTGGGCAACCCGAACCTCCGGCGATTCCAGCTACTACAAAATTGCAGTAACGCATGCCAATACCACCATGGTGAACCATTACCGGCCGGATTACAGTTCCTACCACCTGGTCAATTACAACGCAATAACCGGTGCAGTGCAGGAAAGGAAGACTGCGCAAGGTTTTGGCAACGAGTCGGCATGGGCCAGGGGACAAGCCTGGGGACTTTATGGTTTCACGGTGATGTACCGGGAAACGAAAGATAAAAAGTATCTCGACCAGGCCAACCAGATTGCAAACTTCCTGCTCAATAATCCAAATTTGCCTGCCGACAAGATCCCATACTGGGATTTTAATGCGACCAATATTCCTAATGCTTTGCGCGATGCTTCGGCCGCTGCTATTACAGCTTCGGCCTTGCTGGAACTATGCCGCTATACCGGCGAGGCTGATGCAAAAAACTATTTCGGCGTTGCCGAAACCATCCTTAGGAATTTATCTAGCCCGAAGTATATGGCCAGGCCAAGATCAAATGGCGGCTTTTTGCTGATGCACAGCGTAGGCCATTTCCCGGCAGGTACAGAAATTGATGTACCACTTACCTACGCCGACTATTATTTTGTGGAAGCGATGAAACGGTATGAGGGCTTTGGTGGCAAATAACTGCTAGTTTATAAATGCAATTTTAATCACCATCTTTTTCACCCTGTCCGTTTTATTTACGCCAATATTAGCCTGGTGAATTTCGCCCGGGAAAAACAGGAAGAACTCGGTTGGCTTAGCGAGGGCGTAGTGGCCTATCGTATAGTAATTTTCAACGTCTTTGGTGGGGTCATACGGTTTGGTGACAATAACGGTGTCCGTTTTACCCCGTTCGTAGATCCTTTCCCGCCCTCTAATCACATAGTGCAGGTCGATAAAACGCTTATGACTCTCAAATGCGGCGGTATCTAAAGGTTTCGGTTCGCCTTCGCTGATGGTGGCATAAGCCTGGTCCCCGTCAATAGGGTATTTGCCCGGCGCCATCAATTCCAGGTTCCTGTCGCGCAGAAAGTCGACCACTTTATCCCAGGTAACTTTATTGGTTTGGTACTGGCGGGCAAATTCAACTACATTAAAGGGTTCGTGCACGTTTAGCGTTAGGCGGTTAGCCCATACTTTTTCTTTGTACCACACCCGGGCAGTCTTTTCAGTCCAGTTGGCGCCGGCTGTCTGCGCTTTGCAGATACAGGTGATCAGTAAAAACGCAATAAAAAGGCAGAGGCGCTTGCCTGGTGGTAAATGTTTCATAGCTTAGGTTGGTTTTAGCAGGTTGGTTGGCTAAAGCTAAAAATTTACAAGCTAATAATTTAAACAAAATGGGTAAAGGGCGCTTAGAAGCATTCAGCGACGGGGTTATTGCCATCATCATTACCATTATGGTGCTGGAGCTTAAGGTGCCGCATGATGCCAGCTTGGCGGGGCTGCTACATTTATTGCCAGTGTTTATCAGCTATGTGCTTAGTTTCGTTTACGTAGGAATTTATTGGAACAACCATCACCACATGTTTCATGCTGTGAAATCAATAACAGGGGGTATCTTGTGGGCAAACCTGCATTTGCTGTTCTGGCTGTCGCTCGTCCCATTTGTTACTGCTTGGATGGGCGAAAATCACTTTGCCAAATGGCCCGTGATCTGGTACGGCGCAGTGCTTATTATGACCGCTTTGGCTTACATCATTCTTGCCAGAAAGCTAATTAAACACCACGGTGAACATTCTTTGCTGGCCGATGCCATAGGCAGCGATACCAAGGGGAAGTTTTCACTTGCCATCTATGTCACTGCAGTAGGCGTCTCATTCATTTACTCGTGGATTGGATTTGCACTTTACATCGTGGTAGCTTGCATTTGGTTTATTCCCGATAGGCGAATTGAACGAAAATTGAGAGAGACCGATTGATACAGTAGCTATCAGTTTAAGTCAACTCCTTCATCAGCTTGTCGAACGCTTCTTTTAATTCAGCCAGTTCAGTTTCTACTTTGCTTAAGCGGGCTTCCATGTCGGCGGAAGATCGTCGTACCGGTTGCTCATCAAGGCCATCATCTTCCGGCACCGTGCCGCCTAACAGGTGGCGGTAGCGCACTTCTTTTTGTCCGGCGCGTTTTGGCAACTGCAGCAGGTAAGGCATATCGCCATCGGCCAATTTTTCTAAGATGGTTTGCACCTCTTCCAGATCGTCAAATTCATACATCCGGCCTGAGTTGGAATTGATTTCGCCGGGGGTAAGTGGTCCGCGCAAAATCAGCAGGCAAAGAACGGTAACCTCTGCAGGCACCACCGGGAAAACAATCCCGAAGTTGTGTTTATACTTAATTGCCCTGCTGCTGCCTCCTGTTGCAGTTGAGGTGAGGCCTTTGCGTTTTAAAGTATCTAAAGCCTGCATTACTTCGTTCTCACTGTAATCGACTACCGGCTTGCGTGATGATTTCTGGTTGCAGGCCAATGTGAGGCCGTTCAGGGTCATCGGGTAATAATCGGGCGTAGTTTTGCTTTTTTCCATCAGCGAGCCCAGCACGCGTAGTTCAGTATCGGTTAAAACGGGTAAAGTTTGCGGAGTATCCATACGCAAATATAATATTGTTTAGGAGTTTGCAGTAGCCGTTTAAAACGGGTTGCCCGGTGGCGAGTTACCGGAATCCGAAATCACAATACAGGGTTAACCCAACTGAACCTTTTTTGAATGGTAGTCTTTTTAAATAATTGTATATCAGTCAATTTTAAAATTTTTAGTTAGGCGATGTTAACCTTGTGCTGTTCTCATGTTAGTTTAATTCTACCACATTTTAATCTCAATGATTTGACATATTTTAAAAATCTGACAAATCTGTTTACCCGGCTGAGTAACTTCGCTGTTAAATGACAGTAAGTATTTTAGGTTGCGGATGGTATGGACTGGCGCTGGCAAAGGCCCTGGTTGCGGATGGTATAACGGTTAAAGGTTCCACCACTTCGGGTGAGAAGCTGCCTTTATTGGAAGCAGAAAATATCAGGCCCTTCCTGGTCGATTTATCTGCCGAACAGCCATCTCTCAATCCCGATTTTTTCAATTGCGATTTACTGATTATTGCTATCCCGCCAGGGGCGCGTTCAGGGCGGGGTGGGGAGTATGTGCCTAAGTTGAAACGAGCTTTAACTGCTATTATTGAATCTGGTATAAAAAAGGTGATCCTGATTAGTTCAACAGGTGTTTATGCTGATCTGAATAAAGAGGTTAACGAATTAACCGATCCCCAGCCCAATACCCAGGCAGGGAATATATTATTAGATGCTGAACAACTGTTTAGTAATCAAGCCGGTTTTAAAACCACCATTATTCGCTTTGGCGGACTGGTTGGCCCGGCTCGTGATCCGGGTAGGTTTTTCGGCGGAAAAAAAGATTTGCCAAATGGCCTTGCACCGGTCAATTTGATTCACCTGACCGATTGTATCGGTATTACAAAAGCCGTTATTGCGCAGGATATATTTGGGTTTGTTATCAACGCCTGCTCGCCGGATCACCCTGAAAAGCAGGTATTTTATACGAAGGCTGCAGCTAAAGCCGGATTGGATCTGCCTGAGTTTCTACCCGAATTAACGGACTGGAAAACAGTCAACAGCGTTATTGTGGGCAACAAATTGAATTACCGGTTTCAAATTGATAACTGGGCGAATTGGTTGAATACTGAGGCATGATGGCTTTGCCGCTTTGTCATCCTTCAGCCCTTTGTCATCCTGACGAAGGAAGGATCTATTAAACGCCATGCATGATATGCCTATCGGTTAACAGATGCTTCGTGCCTCAGCAGGACAACGTTGTTCTTTTCCCAATTGTCATTCTGACGAAGGAAGGATCTGCTAAACGCCCTGCATTGTGCGTGATGCCTATCGGTTAACAGATGCTTCGTTCCTCAGCACGACAACGTTGTTTTTTCCCAATTGCCATCCTGACGAAGGAAGAATCTGCTAAAGGCCCTGCATTGTGCGCGATGCCTATCGGTTAACAGATGCTTCATTCCTCAGCGGGACAACGTTGTTCTTTTCCCAATTGTCATCCTTACGATGGAAGGATTTGTTAAACGCCCTGCATTGTGCGTGATGCCTATCGGTTAACAAATGCTTCGTGCCTCAGCGCGACAACGTTGTTCTTTTCCCAATTGTCATCCTGACGAAGGAAGGATCTACTAAACGCCCTGCATTGTGCGCGATGCCTATCGGTTAACAAATGCTTCGTGCCTCAGCATGACAACGTTGTTCTTTTCCCAATTGTCATCCTGACGAAGGAAGGATCTGCTAAACGCCCGGCATTGTGCGCGATGCCTGTCGGTTTATCTAACCTCAAATTTGTAACTACCTGCGTTAACATTGTACATACCCTTAACCGGAACTAATTTACCGGCCAGGTAAACCTTTTTCCCTTGCGGAAATATAATGGCGGCCGTTGTGTTTGCAGGTACAGTAACATCATAAACCACAGCAGTACCATTCTTTTTCCATGAGGAAACGATCTTTCCGTATGGGCCGGTATGCGCCGAGTTGAATTCATTTAGTCCAGCTACAAAATTGGGCTTCAGTATCACGTTTTTAAAGCCGGGGTGCAGCTCATCCGGCTGAATGCCGCCAATGCCACGGTAAAGCCATGCGCCAATACCGCCAAACATAATGTGGTTTAAGGATATATCGTGCTTGGCATCAATGGCCCAGTTCTCGTAAAGTGTTGTTGCACCATTTACCATCCACCAGCCCCATGAAGGGTAGGTTTCCTGCGCAGCTATTTTGTAGGCCACATCGGCGTAGCCGTTATCGCTTAGAGCATTCATAATCGCTTTGCCACCAAGAATCCCTACATCTAAATGGAAGTTGTCGGCTTCCACCCGTTTTGCCAGGTTAGCAGCAACGCGGGCTTTATAATTATCGGGTACCAGGCCCCAATACAGCGGCACGCTTAGTTCCGTTTGCAGGCCTTTGTTATAACTGCCGGTTTGCTCGTTCAGGTACTTTGCATTAAATGCCTTTTTTATTTTCGACTGTAAGGCGCTGTATTTGTTGTAGTCGCCCGTTTTACCCAATAATTTTGCTGCCTTCGCCAGTATGGTCACATCAGCATAGTAATAGCAGGTAGAAGTCATCTCTACCGGCGATACCGATTTAACCGGCACCCAGTCGCCAAGGCCCCAGCTGGTGAGTCCGGTAGGGTACAGGTCGTTAATATGGTCAACGTACCTGCGGATGTTATCATAATTGGCCGATAATACTTTGGTGTCGCCGTAAAAAAGGTATATATCCCAAGGGATCATGGCAATGGTGCTGGTCCAATCCGGTCCGTTGCCCCATTCATATCCCCAGCCCGCCGTTGGGATAATAGAGGGCAGCACGCCGTTGGGTTGCTGTTCATCGCGGTGGTCCGCCATCCATTTTTCGTAAACGGTTATCCCGTCGAAGTTATATAAGCCGGTTTCGGCTGCGATAATGGCGTCACCCGTCCAGCCATTCTTTTCGCGCTGCGGGCAATCTGTAGGATAACCGAACAGGTTGCTGAGGTAAGAGTTATTGGTAGCATACCATATTTTGTTGATGGTAGGGTTGGATGTGCTCACGTTGCCAATTGCAGGCACGTCGCTGTGCATAAAGTAGCCGGTAAGGCTTTCCCTGGTCAGTTGGATCGGCTCGCTGCTGCTTACCTCTACATATTGAAAACCCTTATAATTAAACTTCGGCATAAAGGTTTCTTCACCTTTACCGCTCAGAGTAAATATATCAACCTGGAAAGGGTCCTTATCATCGGTAGGGCGGTAGTGCAGGTCGATATTTGAAAGATCCACCTTGCCGTCTTTGTAAAGCCTTTCGCCATGTTTTAAGCGGATCACTGTACCGGCTTTTCCGCCAACGGTTATTTTGCTTACGCCGGAGATGTTCCTGCCAAGATCGAATACATAAATTCCGCCGTCCATTTTATTTATGGATTTCGCCGGGATCTCCTCCACCGCACGGATGGGAACTACTTGCTGCGATACAATATTTTGAGAAGGAGTAGGGCGTGCAAAAGCAGATTTCCACTTGGTATCGTCAAAGTTTACGGTGTTCCATCCGGATTGATCCAGGCGGGCATCGTAGTGCTCGGCGGTATAGATGCTGTTTAGTGTTACCGGGCTTAAATTAGTTTTCCAGCGTTCGCTGGAAGTTATGGTTTCGACGGTGCCATCCTCGTAGGTAATGCGCAGATCCATACAAAAAGTTGGCCTTGCGCGCCATGCTGCCAGGTGGAAATCCCACACAGCGGTACTTTGATGGTTATACCAGCCGTTGCCTAAGAGTACGCCAATGGCATTTTTGCCGGCGGCAATTTGTGAGGTTACATCGTAGGTAACGTATAAGGTCCGCCTGTCGAACCGGGTGTACATGGGGTCAAGGCGGTGGTTGCCTATTTTTTGCCCG
It encodes the following:
- a CDS encoding NIPSNAP family containing protein — protein: MKIYAKMRSVLLLLFVLLTVSSMASAASGYYYQIKIYHFKNDVQEQAVDSYLKDSYLPVLHKLGVKNVGVFKPMATDTAKRTYVFIPFKSWKDLQDFDSKVVDAEDGAGKAYLDAAYNQAPYTRMETIVLSAFATRTSPVVPKLAAPKADRVYELRSYESPTEKLHYNKVKMFNSGETDLFDRINSNPVFYGSVVAGSHMPNLMYMTAYNSMADRDKHWDAFGSAPEWKALIAQDQYKNNVSRNDIVFLHPTDYSDF
- a CDS encoding FAD-dependent oxidoreductase, which translates into the protein MKREPRDYDAVIVGSGPNGLAAAILMQQNGLNVLLLEGKDTIGGGLRTAELTLPGFKHDICSAIHPLAAASPYFKTLPLQDYGLRYIYPEIDAAHPLDNGTAAILKGGVADTAKLLGADEAIYRRILGSVAKAWPLIDSDVLGPLHFPKHPLALASFGLKALPPSTWLAGQFKTEAGKALIAGMAAHSMQPLSNAATSAIALVLMTAGNLGGWPIPKGGSESIANALAAHFKALGGKIETGVYITSLSQLPSAHAVLFDVSPKQLLQIAGHKFSSLYRWQLERYRYGMGVYKVDWALDDAIPFTSAACRQAGTVHLGNTFSEIRLAEQQTWNGGHPDKPYVLLAQQSLFDHTRAPAGKHTVWAYCHVPNGSTINMTETIEKQVERFAPGFRERILAKHTMDTAQVEAYNPNYIGGDINGGVIDIRQLFTRPALRYSPYKTSEKGIYLCSASTPPGGGVHGMCGYWSAKRALNEVFNITVNGLK
- a CDS encoding glucuronyl hydrolase, which codes for MRLKSIQSVVVCLLMIGTAFAQQKNALVPKREMLAVIKRNMSFAGAQYKYMAAGLKPGEFPKTYHPDIKKFETSNSGWWCSGFYPGTLLNIYEETKDPALKAEAGHMLDSLTKEQFNTHTHDLGFMMYCSFGTANRLQPSDTYKQILLNSAKSLSTRFNPKVGCIKSWDSKPSDFLVIIDNMMNLELLFWATRTSGDSSYYKIAVTHANTTMVNHYRPDYSSYHLVNYNAITGAVQERKTAQGFGNESAWARGQAWGLYGFTVMYRETKDKKYLDQANQIANFLLNNPNLPADKIPYWDFNATNIPNALRDASAAAITASALLELCRYTGEADAKNYFGVAETILRNLSSPKYMARPRSNGGFLLMHSVGHFPAGTEIDVPLTYADYYFVEAMKRYEGFGGK
- a CDS encoding alpha-rhamnosidase; the protein is MKLPRLLFAILSLLSLNSFAAQPVNLRCEYLVNPLGVDVLHPRLTWMLNDDRFAAKQTAYQLFVGTDSLGVLKGDGSSWSTAKVASQTALISYNGKALQPYTRYFWRVILWDKDGLKTTPSAVNSFETGMQQMTNWKGTWISDQNGFNVKPAPYFRTTFSTGKKVKSARAYIAVAGLYELYINGQKIGNHRLDPMYTRFDRRTLYVTYDVTSQIAAGKNAIGVLLGNGWYNHQSTAVWDFHLAAWRARPTFCMDLRITYEDGTVETITSSERWKTNLSPVTLNSIYTAEHYDARLDQSGWNTVNFDDTKWKSAFARPTPSQNIVSQQVVPIRAVEEIPAKSINKMDGGIYVFDLGRNISGVSKITVGGKAGTVIRLKHGERLYKDGKVDLSNIDLHYRPTDDKDPFQVDIFTLSGKGEETFMPKFNYKGFQYVEVSSSEPIQLTRESLTGYFMHSDVPAIGNVSTSNPTINKIWYATNNSYLSNLFGYPTDCPQREKNGWTGDAIIAAETGLYNFDGITVYEKWMADHRDEQQPNGVLPSIIPTAGWGYEWGNGPDWTSTIAMIPWDIYLFYGDTKVLSANYDNIRRYVDHINDLYPTGLTSWGLGDWVPVKSVSPVEMTSTCYYYADVTILAKAAKLLGKTGDYNKYSALQSKIKKAFNAKYLNEQTGSYNKGLQTELSVPLYWGLVPDNYKARVAANLAKRVEADNFHLDVGILGGKAIMNALSDNGYADVAYKIAAQETYPSWGWWMVNGATTLYENWAIDAKHDISLNHIMFGGIGAWLYRGIGGIQPDELHPGFKNVILKPNFVAGLNEFNSAHTGPYGKIVSSWKKNGTAVVYDVTVPANTTAAIIFPQGKKVYLAGKLVPVKGMYNVNAGSYKFEVR